CATTGTATTTCTTGGGTGCGCTGTTACGGGTAGCGGCTAAAGCCATGGTAAGGGCAGCTGTAAGAGTGGTCTTCCCATGGTCGACGTGGCCAATAGTTCCAATGTTGACATGGGGTTTCTTTCTCTCGAATTTCCCTCGGGCGGCACGGACGTTAAAGGAGCGGCCGCGGGTAGTGATGGTAGAGGAAGATAAGGAGAGAGTGTGGTAGAGAAAGATGAACAAGGAGAGGGTGTGGTAGAGAGGCAGGAGGAAATGAAGGAAGAGGAGAGTAGGGTTTTGGGAGTTAGCTTGGTGGGTTTTGCAAAGGAAGGGGAGGCATGAGGCTGAACTAGTGTAGAGGTGGTGAGGGCTGTGGCCGAGGCTGGAATTGCCATGGAGAGTGAGATTTTTGAGATTGCCAAGAGAGCACATAGGGAAGAAAGGATCCATTTTATTATCTGTTTCTTCAGTTCAAGCTGAGTTTATACTTTCTTTTTGCCTACAAATCAAACATTTGCATTTCACGGCTGCAATCTGCAGTAAGGTTTCATTACAACAAGTATAGTATACTATTGCCAATCCGGCAAAAATACATTATGTTGGCAAAGCTTAGCTACAATATATGCAACAATATTTACTTGACAAAAATCACCGGCAGCAAATATTTGAGATGTGAGAGTAAATATGGATGGTAACTATAATAGAAAACTCTAATATCTTAGAGCATATGGTGAACCGAAAAACTAATAGCACTGCAGAATTAGAATCAGAATTAACTTTATATGTAATGGATTGAAAGTCCGCATTTTATATTGGAACTGTAAATGGCCCTACTAGAGTGattaaagaaagaaacaaaaaactTACCCTTAATTCCTTTGTGGCCGATCAAGCTGCTCATAGAATAGATAATCAACCATCCTCGCTATAATGAGCAAACTTGCTAATTTCAACATTAGATTCCACATAACTCGTGAAACCATGCATATGACACCAAACCAAATCTCTAATTAAAGTGAAGTAATGAATTtctcatcatcatcaaaacatcCTCATTTGTTTCACTTTCGTACAGCTGCTCTCTACTGTTTGTTTTTCAAACCTGTAAAGTTTTTAGTAAGGAAGCTAGGAGATCATATATAATCAGTCAATTTTCCCTctaaaataaagttattttttaataatatttttaaaaaattcatgaatttttaatatttgaagtgaaatataaatgtttactcactttaatcaataaaaagtaaaaaaaaaaacacacaattttttaacaaaattaaaggtaaataaataaataaatataatttttgagATAGAAAGACTGATTGATTAATATGGACATAGGTCAATATTAACTTAGGAAGGGATTGGCTTTTTAAATCTTTCCTAAGATATTGAATGACATTAAATTAATATGATGCAAAACTAATATAgaattaaacattaaaaatatggATGAtagcaaaaaagaaaaacacacgGAAAAGATCAACCCAACTCACAATCACTTACCCGACTTAGCCGCGAAGGCTGGGCAAATTGCCCaccttatttttttttccattttattttttttttaattttataatttaaaattaatatttggcacaccttattttttataaaaaaattttaaaaaaattctcataaatgatattaatatgaattgaattaaaattttgtaaatatatCAATATAGTGGTGTTACTAAAAACCTAAAAACATAAGTAAGCATATTTTATTgcttaatttataaattcataACTTTTTGACatatgttataattttattgattaaaaattatttgttatcatacaaataacaaataattgattttataataaaattaaatattaatagttagttaaatattatttgatcaCATCTATTAAGgaatatgtttttaaaaatattaataattaaattatattaaattacatatataaatttataaaggatatacatataatttttagtttctttaattataaattttttgtttatataaaaattatttttgttctataaaataaatttaatttaatttttttttttgaaatgggaaaCGGGGAATTAAAGTTTAGATCTCCCAGATTTACTCGGATGCATTTGTAGTTAATATACTAATAAATATTGTTTGatcttttataatatattatctaCTTATATTCCTAGGATTAAGCaaattaaattactatttatttttaggattaataaattttattttatttaatacatattaaatatgagtataataataaaataaaataaatttatatttataatacaatGTAAGTATCAAAATCTACCCTTAAAGTTGAAATCCTCACTTTCCCATTGCCCCAACTTGTATGCTCTGTTTTTTATATGGCTCatgttaattaataataataatacccaAAAGGTAAGTAGTTTTTGCTTACTGCTCTTTAGTTAGAATCAAATTTCTACACACTTTCAAAGGCCATAACAAGCTAACCACCCATTTGGAAAAAGAAATTGGAGCttctcaaagaaaaaaaaattaaatagaaacaaTGCAACAAAGTCTGTAACCGTAATTTAAACCAAAAAGTTTCATAAAACCTATGTACACCTATACACTCCACAAAATTTTGATCATATGTATCAAACTGCAAACCTTAAAATGTCATAGAACTTCGTGTGGATGTCGTGATCAACTTCTATGCAAAAAATCAAGCATTACACAAACACTACTTATTGATCACGCATACCTAAGCTGCATAATCTCAAGCTAAATGTCTTGCATGACGATCTCCTCTATGGAACTCATAGCCACACTGTCTGCTCTCAAAAATTGTCCCATACCATGACCTTTTGCTATAGAGATCTTTAAGCACTTATGAGATGTTAGATGTTAGCATGCTTTAACTTTCTAAAATCTTTTGGGTAGAGTAGCAACTTAAACTAGTTACCATCTAGCCTCAAATTGGAGATGTGCAAATTGCATGCTTTTTGGTTTTTAAAACCCGACCGCCCTCCTCATTTCTCATTTGTGACTCTGCATTGCTTATCACCATTTCATAGCACTTTGTAATCAGCCATCTTTAGCTTACACAAGTTTAAAGCCTGCTGACTAATTTCTGGAGGAACTTCATTTAGAAGGTCTGATATGGCTACTTCATGCTGACTTTTCAAGTCATCAAGTTCCTTTTGCTGCTTTACCAACAGTTCTTCAAGTTTTTCGGCAAGTACCTTCACATTCAGAGGGACACTGTTGATATCACTAGATTCCACATTAGTCCCAATCTCAGATTCCAACGGGACAACTGAACTAGCAGCATTTTGACTGTCAGCATCATGGTGATTATTGAGAGAAGTTTGGTGGAAAGGCGAGTTCGAGTGGCCAAGCCTACTTGGAGAGCTTCCACCAACTACCCTGGGTGAGTCAGACCAATACTTCCTACCTGAAGGCAATCTCTCTAATGCAAGACTGCTGGAAGAAGTCTTCAATCTCTCTAATGCAAGACTACTAGAAGGAGTCTTCAATCTCTCAAATGCAAGACTACTAGGAGAAGGAGTTGATTCATTGTTTATGGTTGGATAATCCCTGCTTTCGGAAGGAGATTCTGCAACTTCTTCAGAAATATTATCTGCAGAAAATTTAGAGGTTCCCCAATTTGGAATATGTGACTGAATTTCTGAGTCAATCATTGCAGCAATTGTTGAAACATCTTGATCAGTCAGATCCAACTCCTCCACCATTTCACTAGCAACTGCTATCGCTGTATCTACCTCAATATCAAAGGGGAAGTGGATATTACGGATTTTACCTAGAGAATGTAACATTTTTAAATTGACAGTTATGAATAATAATAGACAAAATCTTTATTCTCTGGAAGTGGAAGTTGAATGAAAGAGAGAGTGGGAGAACCTGTGGAATCAGCCATGCTTAGTTTCAGAAATATTGTGTTAACATTTTTCCTCTGTCCTTGTACTGTGAAGTCCTTACTTCGCTCAGCTGAATCAGAACTATCACCTGTATCTTCTCATGTTGAAATTcaaaacaaaacattagcacGGGAGGAGGGGAAACatagaaaaaaaacaaaaaaaattgagagaatggattgatttaaaattatatatatatagtggaGGAGGGGATTTATACAAATTGGGAACTTCACTTCATTTGGAAATCAGTAAAAAATTCTATTTGAATTCTTAAAAGGCGCTTATTTTCCTTCTCTTCAGGTTCTTTCCAATCACCCCACCCCCACTCCCTTGTTTTCCTATAAAACAAATATATGATGAGATTTTGACTTTTATAGATCTCAGAAACCATAACCATTCATATTTACCTGAATGGTGCAAATTGAATTGTAAAGAACGTTCCTCATCAGATCGGAGAAAAGGATCCATCAACAGTTCCTTTGCAGGCAATCGGTAGGTGACATTCGCAATGCATTTTTCTATAAATGCTTTCACAGAATGATCAGTCACCTTTGCTAATGATGCAGGCTTTATTccctaccaaaaaaaaaaacgtgACAAGTAAGTCCTTGACACCAAGATGTGTAGCAATTTTAACATGTGGTGGCAGCTGTTTGATATGATGAGTGTGAATTTATGGTTGCATAGAGGCTGGCTCATGGTGTCTTCTTAAAACATTTTGAAATTTGTTCAAATTCTTTAACAATAATCCATAAGAAATTGATGGTAATACATAAAAAGCAACTTTGTTAGTATAATATCAATCTTTTCAACCAGACAAGATTCCACTTTGATAATACAAATCCACTGCATATAAAGATTGAAATTGAGGAGAAAGGAAAAGACAATTTGAGCTCTCCTTTCCTCTTCTTATATTCCAAAATATGCAAACAATAAACACATGCATTACCTACAAAAACATGATCATTGAAGAACTAAGGGTTATCAATTTACGAGTTTCAAACGAACCCTAAGTTCAAGTACAACATTTTCGCTTTCACCCAATACCCAAAGCGTAACACATGCATTACCTACAAAAAGTTATCAATTTACTAGTTTCAAACAAACCCTAAATTTTCGCTTTCACCCAATACCCAAAGCGTCATATATCAGTTAGCTGTCATATGATAGCCTattcaagaaaaagaaatttcgTGCATGTGATAATGAAGGAGGAAGACAGAATATCCACAAAATGCATATAGAACT
This Manihot esculenta cultivar AM560-2 chromosome 6, M.esculenta_v8, whole genome shotgun sequence DNA region includes the following protein-coding sequences:
- the LOC110616595 gene encoding probable serine/threonine-protein kinase WNK3 isoform X1, which gives rise to MPQESQSEQDPDDSDAEFVEVDPTGRYGRYKEILGRGAFKKVYRAFDELEGIEVAWNQVKVADLLRNAVDLERLYSEVHLLKTLKHKNIIKFYNSWVDTKNENINFITEIFTSGTLRQYRKKHKHVDLRALKKWSRQILEGLSYLHSHDPPVIHRDLKCDNIFVNGNQGEVKIGDLGLAAILQQARSAHSVIGTPEFMAPELYEEEYNELVDIYAFGMCLLELVTFDYPYVECANAAQIYKKVTSGIKPASLAKVTDHSVKAFIEKCIANVTYRLPAKELLMDPFLRSDEERSLQFNLHHSDTGDSSDSAERSKDFTVQGQRKNVNTIFLKLSMADSTGKIRNIHFPFDIEVDTAIAVASEMVEELDLTDQDVSTIAAMIDSEIQSHIPNWGTSKFSADNISEEVAESPSESRDYPTINNESTPSPSSLAFERLKTPSSSLALERLKTSSSSLALERLPSGRKYWSDSPRVVGGSSPSRLGHSNSPFHQTSLNNHHDADSQNAASSVVPLESEIGTNVESSDINSVPLNVKVLAEKLEELLVKQQKELDDLKSQHEVAISDLLNEVPPEISQQALNLCKLKMADYKVL
- the LOC110616595 gene encoding probable serine/threonine-protein kinase WNK3 isoform X2 translates to MPQESQSEQDPDDSDAEFVEVDPTGRYGRYKEILGRGAFKKVYRAFDELEGIEVAWNQVKVADLLRNAVDLERLYSEVHLLKTLKHKNIIKFYNSWVDTKNENINFITEIFTSGTLRQYRKKHKHVDLRALKKWSRQILEGLSYLHSHDPPVIHRDLKCDNIFVNGNQGEVKIGDLGLAAILQQARSAHSVIGTPEFMAPELYEEEYNELVDIYAFGMCLLELVTFDYPYVECANAAQIYKKVTSGIKPASLAKVTDHSVKAFIEKCIANVTYRLPAKELLMDPFLRSDEERSLQFNLHHSGDSSDSAERSKDFTVQGQRKNVNTIFLKLSMADSTGKIRNIHFPFDIEVDTAIAVASEMVEELDLTDQDVSTIAAMIDSEIQSHIPNWGTSKFSADNISEEVAESPSESRDYPTINNESTPSPSSLAFERLKTPSSSLALERLKTSSSSLALERLPSGRKYWSDSPRVVGGSSPSRLGHSNSPFHQTSLNNHHDADSQNAASSVVPLESEIGTNVESSDINSVPLNVKVLAEKLEELLVKQQKELDDLKSQHEVAISDLLNEVPPEISQQALNLCKLKMADYKVL